CTGGGTTCGGGTACACACACCATCGGCATCGCCAGCGCTAGCGGTGGACTGATTGTAGACTACGTCATTGTGCTCTACTACTATGGCGTGGTCGCCACCGAACGCAACACGCTACCAGAAGGCTATGCGTTGGAGCAGAACTATCCTAACCCCTTCCAGCGGGCCACAACGATTCGCTATACTTTGCCGCAACCAGGCAAGGTGCGCTTGGTTGTCTATGACTTGCTAGGCCGCGAAGTTGCCCGTTTGGTTGATCGCGAAGTACCTGCGGGTGCCCATGCCGTACGGTTTGAACCTACCGGCCTAGCCAGTGGGCTGTACTTCTACCGACTGGAGACGCCCGAAGGCGCATTGGTGCGCACGATGACGCTGATGAAGTAACTGCGAAAAAAAAACCTTCTGTCCTAATCCGGGAGCAGGGCACAACCGCCTTGCTCCCGGATCCTTTGTAAAACTACAAGACCTGAAAATAGCTGCTCAGGAGCCTTGGGGTAGGGAACACACCCATGACACTTCACCTTTCGACGCTCGATCTGCTCATTATCTTGGCCTATGGCCTGGTTACGATCGGTGTGGGCATCTGGATTTCTAAACATGCTGCAGCCAGCATCCGCAACTACTTCTTAGGAGGCAACCGCATCCCTTGGTACATGCTTAGCCTGTCGAACGCTTCCGGCATGTTCGACATCAGTGGGACCATGTGGATGGTGTATCTGCTGTTCGTCTATGGCCTCAAAAGTATTTGGATTCCCTGGCTCTGGCCCGTCTTTAATCAAATCTTTCTAATGGTTTACCTTTCGATTTGGCTGCGGCGCTCAGGGGTGATGACCGGTGCAGAATGGATCACATTTCGCTTTGGAACCGGGCGCGGAGCACAGCTGGCCCACCTCATCGTTGTGTTGTTTGCCATTTTCAACGTCATAGGCTTTTTGGCCTATGGCTTTATCGGGATTGGGAAGTTTGCTGCCACGTTTTTGCCTTGGAAACTCTCTGAAGATCCAGTAACCAACATCCATCTCTATGGACTACTCATCACGGCCCTGACCACGATTTATGTCGTTAAAGGAGGGATGTTTAGCGTGGTGGCTACCGAGGTGCTGCAGTTTTTTATCATGACCCTTGGCTGTGTTGTTTTGGGGATCATCGCCATGCAACGCATTTCTCCAGAAATGGTGGCTGCTGTGGTACCGGAAGGTTGGTTTAGCCCATTTTTTGGCTGGCACCTGGATCTGGACTGGTCGCGCCTGATGCCAGCAGCACAAGAGAAGATCGCTGCTGACGGATGGGAGCTGTTCTCGGCCTTTTTCATGATGATGCTCTTCAAAGGGGCCCTTCAGGCTATGGCGGGACCGGCCCCAAACTACGACATGCAGCGGGTGCTTTCGGCCCGTACGCCCCGCGAAGCGGCTAAAATGAGCGGCCTGGTTAACGTTGTGCTGCTGGTTCCGCGCTACATGCTCGTAACGGGTCTGACCGTCCTGGCTCTGGTGTTTTTCTCTGACGAACTCAACGCCATGGGGTCAGCGGTTGACTTTGAGCTTGTGCTGCCGTTTGCCCTGCGGGAGTTTGTACCGGCGGGTTTGGCAGGACTGCTCATTGCAGCACTGATTGCTGC
This Rhodothermus bifroesti DNA region includes the following protein-coding sequences:
- a CDS encoding sodium:solute symporter family protein → MTLHLSTLDLLIILAYGLVTIGVGIWISKHAAASIRNYFLGGNRIPWYMLSLSNASGMFDISGTMWMVYLLFVYGLKSIWIPWLWPVFNQIFLMVYLSIWLRRSGVMTGAEWITFRFGTGRGAQLAHLIVVLFAIFNVIGFLAYGFIGIGKFAATFLPWKLSEDPVTNIHLYGLLITALTTIYVVKGGMFSVVATEVLQFFIMTLGCVVLGIIAMQRISPEMVAAVVPEGWFSPFFGWHLDLDWSRLMPAAQEKIAADGWELFSAFFMMMLFKGALQAMAGPAPNYDMQRVLSARTPREAAKMSGLVNVVLLVPRYMLVTGLTVLALVFFSDELNAMGSAVDFELVLPFALREFVPAGLAGLLIAALIAAFMSTYAATVNAAPAYIVNDIYKRYINPNASEKTYVWMSYLTSFVVVVIGTAVGLFVYSLNDIIQWIVAALYGGYTASNLLKWHWWRFNSYGYFWGMVAGMIAALIVPALMPSVATIYTFPIILGTSLIGCIAGSLFTEPDDEEVLKNFYLRVRPWGFWKPIHDKLAAEFPALEANRNFRRDLLNVAVGIVWQTALTAAGIYLVLERTTELLVCAGLIVACSLFLKYNWYDRMEDWPRDLAYYPQVATSERIAS